Below is a window of Blastopirellula marina DNA.
CGAGCATCCCCATCTCGAACTTACCTGATGAAACATGGACCAATGTCATGCCCAGGGAGTTTTCGGACGTCTTAGGGGATTGAGCGCTAACGGTGCTCGTCCCAAGATACGCTACTGCGACTACGGCGCTGACTATTGCAAGCGATTGCATCGACATCTCAGCTCACCAATTCCGAAATCACGCCAGTACTGTCCTGAAATTGTCCGTTCACTGGAACATTGATGCGGTCGAGCATCGTATGCCACACAGATGCTAATGGCACTTCTTGCTCAAGCTTCAGATGCCCCGCATGCTTTACGCCAAGAGCGGAACCACCACTGAGAATTGTCGGAAGATTATCCTTGCTGTGTTCGAAGCCCATGCCGCTGGAAAGTCCAAGGACGGTGCGATCTAGTACCGTGCTATCTCCTTCGCGAATCGATTTCAATCGATCGAGCAAATAAGCCCAGTGCTGCATATAGATCGTATCGACGCGAGCAAGTTCTTCGAGGCTTTGCGGATCATTGCCGTGATGCGAGAGAGAGTGATAACCTTGTGAAACGTTGAACTCAGGATAGACGCCTCCGGCTAGTTCCTTGCGAACCACGTACGAGACAACGCGGGAAGAGTCCGTTTGGAAGGCCAGGGCGATCAGATCGTACATCAGTTTTGCGTAGTCATCGTACAAATAGTCTCCGCTGCCTTCGGGACCTTCCATCTTCTTTTTGTATGTACCGTGCAAGTTATCGGTTTCGACGGCAGGCTTGGGCGTGTCGGCCCATTCCACACGGCGAGCCAATGACTTCTCGAGTTCGCGTACCGAGTTGTAGTACTGCTCCAGCTGTTCGCGGTCGGTTTGGCCTAGCTTCCCAGCAAGCTGCTTTGCATCATCCCGAACCAGATCGAGGATTGATCGACGACGGCGGAATTCGTTCTTCTCTTGAATCTTCTCATCGCGAGTGTCTGGTCGAAAGAGACGATCGAACACAACTTTCGGGTCGTTCTCCGCAGCGAGTGGTACGCCTTGCTCGTTCCACGAAATTGTCGCTAAGGCCTGGCTACCGAAGTTCGTACCACGATCGACCGACAATTGCAGCGACGAGAAACGCGTATCGGCCCCGATCACTTGGGCGGCGATCTGATCAGGGCTTCGCTGCTGCTTCTTCCCTTTCGCGATGGAAGTGCTAAATGGATAGGCTCCATCGTGCCCACCACCTTCCGATAAAAACGTGCCGTTGATGGCGGTGAATTCTCCCCGATGCTTCTCCAGCGGCTTAAGAATTCGCGAACTGGACGCCTCGGCACCTGTTTGGTCAGGCCAGAACTGGCGCATGTTCATACCGGTGCCGAAGTAGAACATGCCCATTCGCGATGGTGCCTCAGGCGTTGGCGCTGCGAAGACACTTTGTGGCATCATCGCTTCGAGGTACGGCAACGCCATCGCAACGCCCGTTCCTCGTAGGAAGGTGCGACGTGAGATCCAAGGCCGTTTGTGCAAATTCATAGACAACTACCTGTGGCTGCTGGCCGATTATTTGGTGCGAAAGGCTTCGCTCAGTACGATGCCATGGATGAGTGAACGGAGTGTATAGTCTTGCTGCTGCATTTGCTGAACAAGCTGGTCAACAAGGCCTCGATCCGATGCTTCGATCGGGCGGCCGAGCGCATAGATGAGCATCTTTT
It encodes the following:
- a CDS encoding DUF1552 domain-containing protein codes for the protein MNLHKRPWISRRTFLRGTGVAMALPYLEAMMPQSVFAAPTPEAPSRMGMFYFGTGMNMRQFWPDQTGAEASSSRILKPLEKHRGEFTAINGTFLSEGGGHDGAYPFSTSIAKGKKQQRSPDQIAAQVIGADTRFSSLQLSVDRGTNFGSQALATISWNEQGVPLAAENDPKVVFDRLFRPDTRDEKIQEKNEFRRRRSILDLVRDDAKQLAGKLGQTDREQLEQYYNSVRELEKSLARRVEWADTPKPAVETDNLHGTYKKKMEGPEGSGDYLYDDYAKLMYDLIALAFQTDSSRVVSYVVRKELAGGVYPEFNVSQGYHSLSHHGNDPQSLEELARVDTIYMQHWAYLLDRLKSIREGDSTVLDRTVLGLSSGMGFEHSKDNLPTILSGGSALGVKHAGHLKLEQEVPLASVWHTMLDRINVPVNGQFQDSTGVISELVS